One part of the Rhodospirillales bacterium genome encodes these proteins:
- the ilvN gene encoding acetolactate synthase small subunit — protein MKPNDTRKATIAVLVDNEPGVLARVVGLFSGRGYNIDSLTVSEVDEAAHLSRITIVTSGTEMIIEQIKAQLQRLVPVHRVSDLTAEGAHVERELALVKVASSGEKRVEALRIADIFRARAVDSTINSFVFEITGSIEKISAFVDLMRPLGLVDVSRTGVVAISRGPDAI, from the coding sequence GTGAAACCCAACGACACACGTAAAGCCACCATTGCTGTGTTGGTCGACAACGAGCCGGGCGTGCTTGCCCGCGTCGTCGGCCTGTTTTCCGGACGCGGCTACAACATCGATTCCCTGACGGTCAGCGAGGTCGATGAGGCTGCGCATCTCTCGCGTATCACCATCGTCACCAGCGGCACCGAGATGATTATCGAACAGATCAAGGCGCAGCTTCAGCGTCTGGTCCCGGTTCATCGCGTCAGTGATCTCACCGCCGAGGGCGCCCATGTCGAGCGAGAGCTCGCCCTTGTGAAGGTTGCCAGCAGCGGTGAGAAACGCGTCGAGGCGCTGCGCATCGCCGATATATTCCGGGCGCGTGCGGTCGACAGCACGATCAACTCCTTCGTCTTCGAGATCACCGGCTCGATCGAGAAGATTTCCGCCTTTGTCGATCTGATGCGCCCGCTGGGCCTGGTCGACGTGTCACGAACCGGCGTGGTCGCGATCTCGCGCGGCCCCGACGCCATCTAA
- a CDS encoding acetolactate synthase 3 large subunit, with amino-acid sequence MAQDRMTGSEILVKALTDQGVDVVFGYPGGAVLPIYDAIFQHNHLRHILVRQEGGAVHAAEGYARSTGKVGVVLVTSGPGATNCVTGLADALMDSIPVVCLTGQVPTHLIGNDAFQEADTVGITRPCTKHNYLVKHVDDLARVIHEALHVARSGRPGPVVVDLPKDVMTSLGDYLPPAQVQHRSYNPQVKGDLGKIEEAVELLANAKRPLIYAGGGVINAGPSASQLLTNLVDTTGYPTTLTLMGLGALSSSHKNFIGMVGMHGSREANMCMHDCDVMLCVGARFDDRVTGRVNAFSPDSKKIHIDIDASSINKNIPVDVPIIGDCAYVLEDLSKIWKSRQAKPDGKALAAWWDQIDAWRKPKSFTYKPADGVIKPQQALERLNARLQDRDDAFVTTEVGQHQMWAAQFIGFEKPNRWMTSGGLGTMGYGLPAAMGVQIAHPDALVIDVAGEASILMNIQEMSTLAQYRLPVKVFILNNQWMGMVRQWQEFFFSGRYSESYMDSLPDFVKLAESFGAVGLRASNPDELDDVIDEMIATPRAVIADICVDPNENVYPMIPAGAAHNQIMMSPDDGVELDAAHKDEGMVLI; translated from the coding sequence GTGGCGCAGGACCGTATGACCGGCTCCGAAATCCTCGTCAAAGCTCTGACCGATCAGGGCGTTGACGTCGTATTCGGGTATCCCGGCGGTGCGGTACTGCCGATCTACGACGCGATCTTCCAGCATAACCACCTGCGCCACATCCTGGTGCGCCAGGAAGGCGGCGCGGTGCATGCCGCTGAAGGCTACGCACGCTCGACCGGCAAGGTCGGCGTGGTGCTGGTGACATCGGGCCCCGGTGCGACCAACTGCGTGACCGGCCTGGCCGACGCGCTGATGGATTCGATTCCTGTGGTCTGCCTGACCGGCCAGGTGCCGACCCATCTGATCGGCAACGACGCCTTTCAGGAGGCCGACACGGTCGGCATCACCCGGCCGTGCACGAAGCACAACTACCTCGTGAAGCATGTCGACGATCTGGCCCGCGTGATCCACGAGGCCTTGCATGTCGCCCGCAGCGGCCGTCCGGGGCCCGTGGTGGTCGATCTGCCGAAGGATGTGATGACCTCGCTCGGCGACTATCTTCCGCCGGCGCAGGTGCAGCACCGCAGCTACAATCCGCAGGTCAAGGGCGACCTCGGCAAGATCGAGGAAGCGGTCGAACTCCTCGCCAACGCCAAGCGCCCGCTGATCTATGCCGGTGGCGGCGTGATCAACGCCGGTCCTTCGGCCTCGCAGCTGCTGACCAATCTGGTCGACACGACCGGTTATCCGACCACGCTGACGCTGATGGGATTGGGCGCGCTGTCGTCGTCGCACAAGAACTTCATCGGCATGGTCGGCATGCATGGGTCGCGCGAAGCGAACATGTGCATGCACGACTGTGATGTCATGCTGTGCGTCGGCGCCCGGTTCGACGACCGTGTGACCGGCCGGGTCAATGCCTTCTCGCCGGACTCGAAGAAGATCCACATCGACATTGATGCCTCGTCAATCAACAAGAACATTCCGGTCGACGTGCCGATCATCGGCGACTGCGCCTATGTGCTCGAGGACCTCAGCAAGATCTGGAAGTCGCGTCAGGCCAAACCCGACGGCAAGGCGCTGGCGGCCTGGTGGGATCAGATCGACGCCTGGCGCAAGCCCAAGTCGTTCACCTACAAGCCCGCCGACGGCGTCATCAAGCCGCAGCAGGCACTGGAACGCCTGAATGCGCGTCTGCAGGACAGGGACGACGCGTTCGTGACCACCGAGGTCGGTCAGCACCAGATGTGGGCCGCCCAGTTCATCGGTTTCGAGAAGCCGAACCGCTGGATGACCTCCGGTGGTCTGGGCACCATGGGTTACGGCCTGCCGGCCGCCATGGGCGTGCAGATCGCCCATCCCGATGCGCTGGTCATCGACGTCGCCGGTGAGGCCTCGATCCTGATGAACATTCAGGAGATGTCGACGCTGGCGCAGTACCGCCTGCCGGTGAAGGTGTTCATCCTCAACAACCAGTGGATGGGCATGGTGCGCCAGTGGCAAGAGTTCTTCTTCAGCGGGCGCTACTCGGAAAGCTACATGGATTCGCTGCCCGATTTCGTGAAGCTCGCCGAGTCCTTCGGTGCCGTTGGCCTGCGCGCCAGCAATCCCGACGAACTGGATGATGTCATCGACGAGATGATCGCCACACCCAGGGCGGTCATCGCTGACATCTGTGTCGATCCCAACGAGAACGTCTACCCGATGATTCCCGCGGGCGCGGCGCATAATCAGATCATGATGAGCCCTGACGACGGGGTGGAACTCGACGCGGCGCACAAGGATGAGGGCATGGTCCTGATATAG